A window from Rhodothermales bacterium encodes these proteins:
- a CDS encoding SDR family NAD(P)-dependent oxidoreductase, with translation MNDTTTGSKPIALVTGGNAGIGFETCKGLLEAGHHVIVGTRSGEKGSAAVESLLAAAPAESSAEVLVLDLSSLESVRSAAESFLATRRPLHACVLNAGIMALPWRKTADGFEQQWQVNVLGHFLLCRLLVPALEAARDPSGRIVHVASGAHRLHPQKVDYPLLAEEHRSSEGYDQWRAYGRSKLANILLSNELARRLAAAGSRVTSNALHPGNVNTGLWSKAGRTNESGISPAEGAATSIHLALSNDVDGHSGGYYFRSAPVTHIYAEKEDGQKDYVTKSAMRTEISTSELEGRRAWAVASRDAGIGESL, from the coding sequence ATGAATGACACAACGACAGGCTCCAAACCCATCGCGTTGGTGACAGGCGGCAACGCGGGAATCGGGTTCGAGACGTGCAAGGGCCTGCTCGAGGCGGGACACCACGTCATCGTCGGCACGCGCTCCGGGGAGAAGGGGAGTGCCGCGGTCGAGTCCTTGCTTGCAGCTGCGCCGGCCGAGAGCAGCGCGGAAGTGTTGGTCCTCGACCTCTCGTCTCTCGAGTCGGTCCGGTCGGCAGCGGAGAGCTTCCTCGCGACCCGGCGGCCCCTCCACGCCTGCGTGCTGAACGCAGGCATCATGGCGCTGCCCTGGCGAAAGACGGCCGATGGTTTCGAGCAGCAGTGGCAGGTCAACGTCCTCGGGCACTTCCTCCTATGCCGCCTGCTGGTGCCGGCGCTCGAAGCGGCCCGGGATCCGAGTGGGCGCATCGTGCACGTGGCTTCGGGTGCGCACCGACTCCACCCCCAGAAGGTGGACTACCCTCTCCTTGCGGAGGAGCATCGGAGCTCGGAAGGGTACGACCAATGGCGCGCATACGGGCGAAGCAAGCTCGCCAACATCTTGCTGTCCAACGAGCTCGCTCGTCGACTCGCGGCGGCGGGCTCTCGGGTGACGAGCAATGCCCTACACCCGGGTAACGTGAACACCGGCCTGTGGTCGAAGGCGGGACGCACCAACGAATCGGGCATCAGCCCCGCGGAGGGCGCCGCGACCTCCATCCACCTCGCCCTCTCCAACGACGTTGATGGCCACAGCGGTGGCTACTACTTCCGGAGCGCGCCGGTGACCCACATCTACGCGGAAAAGGAAGACGGCCAGAAGGACTACGTGACCAAGTCGGCAATGAGAACGGAGATCAGCACATCAGAGCTCGAAGGGAGGCGGGCGTGGGCTGTGGCCAGCCGCGATGCGGGGATAGGGGAAAGCCTCTGA